One region of Alosa alosa isolate M-15738 ecotype Scorff River chromosome 1, AALO_Geno_1.1, whole genome shotgun sequence genomic DNA includes:
- the uba6 gene encoding ubiquitin-like modifier-activating enzyme 6 produces the protein MATDSMEIDDSLYSRQRYVLGDRAMLQMAQSSVFLSGLGAVGVEIAKNIVLAGIKTVTLHDTKVCETWDLGTNFFIREEDVHNQRSRVEVIYPRVAELNPYVQVGVSTCPLEDSTDLSFLRGYQCVVLTDARLNLQKRVDEFCHSQQPPITFIGCEVLGVCARVFCDFGEEFEVSDATGEEPKEMFIQNITQANPGVVTCMEGRSHGLQTGQTVVFKEINGMDTLNNTHHKVTVLSPHSFSIEDTSSLPPYTDGGMCRLVKTPQTFRFETMERQLCEPQVLTADFSKADAPIHIHIAMLALDAFQEQHRRLPNIGCCQDAEVLLRLTEEVNETLTHRVCVNQDLVRCVSRCARGCLAPLAAAVGGFASQEVLKALTGKFTPLQQWFYLDAIEVVRPLQSLPVEEFMPRGDRYDALRTCVGESLCQELHKQRLFMVGCGAIGCEMLKNLALLGVGLAKYSGEVCITDPDLIEKSNLNRQFLFRPHHIQKPKSTMAAMATLTINPELSVDAHLNKVYPATEDLYSDTFFSKLHTVITALDNVEARRYVDSRCVSNQKAMLDSGTMGTKGHTEIIVPNLTESYNSHRDPPEEEIPFCTLKSFPAVIEHTIQWARDKFESSFSHKPSMFSMFWQNYSSVEDVLQRMKSGESLEGSFQVVKLLSRRPLHWEHCVSLARLKFDKYFKRKALQLLHSFPLDTRLKDGSLFWQSPKRPPCPIEFDLSDPLHVSFIVSTARLYAGIYNIPYSKKNVSLEAVTAALTEVQIPEYIPADKSIETDETAKKPDQIKLMVSSEEEREAITQLEGVISSHTLTSESLRMTPLIFEKDDDSNGHVDFVTAASALRAQMYAIEPADRFTTKRIAGKIIPAIATTTAAVAGLVALELIKVAGGYEFEAFKNCFFNLAIPVMVLTETAPIRKTYIREHISFSIWDRWNIYGHEDFTLSDFINAVQEKYGVEPTMVVHGVKMLYVPVMPGHNKRLKFTMLKLVKPSAERRYVDLTVSFAPETDGDEDLPGPPVRYHFSPAP, from the exons ATGGCTACAGACTCAATGGAGATTGATGATTCGCTATACAG TCGGCAGCGTTATGTTCTTGGAGACCGCGCCATGCTACAGATGGCTCAGTCCTCAGTGTTCCTGAGTGGACTCGGCGCTGTAGGAGTGGAGATAG CAAAGAACATAGTGCTGGCTGGAATTAAG ACTGTAACACTTCATGACACAAAAGTGTGTGAGACATGGGATCTGGGCACCAATTTCTTCATTCGAGAGGAAGATGTTCACAATCAGAGAAGCAG AGTCGAGGTCATCTATCCTCGTGTTGCTGAGCTGAACCCATATGTGCAGGTGGGCGTGTCCACCTGTCCTCTAGAGGACAGTACTGACCTGAGCTTCCTCAGGGGCTACCAG tgtgtggtgttgaCAGATGCTCGGTTGAATCTACAAAAGAGAGTGGATGAATTCTGCCACTCCCAGCAGCCGCCAATCACA TTTATTGGCTGTGaggtgctgggtgtgtgtgcgcgtgtcttcTGTGACTTTGGGGAGGAGTTTGAGGTCTCCGACGCTACAGGGGAGGAGCCAAAGGAAATGTTCATACAAAATATCACTCAG GCTAACCCAGGGGTCGTGACCTGTATGGAGGGGCGGAGCCATGGGCTACAGACGGGGCAGACTGTTGTCTTTAAAGAAATCAACGGCATGGATACTCTCAACAACACGCACCACAAGGTCACAG TATTGTCCCCACACAGTTTTTCAATTGAAGATACGTCTTCCCTACCTCCTTACACTGACGGAGGAATGTGTCGCCTGGTCAAAACACCTCAGACCTTCCGTTTT GAGACCATGGAGAGGCAGTTGTGTGAGCCCCAGGTGTTGACGGCAGACTTCAGTAAAGCAGAC GCCCCAATCCACATCCATATCGCCATGTTGGCTCTCGACGCCTTCCAGGAGCAGCACAGACGTCTGCCTAACATCGG GTGTTGTCAGGATGCTGAGGTTTTACTCAGGCTCACAGAGGAGGTCAAcgagactctcacacacagg gtgtgtgtgaacCAGGACTTGGTGCGGTGTGTGTCTCGGTGTGCACGGGGCTGTCTGGCTCCTCTCGCTGCAGCAGTGGGAGGCTTCGCCAGTCAGGAGGTTCTCAAGGCTCTCACGGGGAAATTCACCCCACTCCAGCAATGG TTCTACCTTGATGCCATAGAAGTGGTACGACCATTGCAGTCTCTGCCTGTGGAGGAGTTTATGCCCAG ggGTGACCGATATGACGCTCTAAGGACGTGTGTGGGAGAGTCTCTCTGTCAGGAGCTGCACAAGCAAAGGCTCTTCATG gtGGGTTGCGGTGCCATTGGCTGTGAGATGCTGAAGAACCTGGCATTGCTTGGAGTTGGTTTAGCCAAATATTCAGGAGAG GTGTGTATAACTGATCCTGACCTGATTGAAAAGTCCAACCTCAACAGACAGTTCCTCTTTCGACCACACCACATCCAGAAACCCAAGAGCACCATGGCTGCCATGGCAACGCTTACCATCAACCCTGAGCTCAGTGTGGATGCTCACCTTAACAAGGTGTACCCGGCCACGGAAGATCTCTACAGCGACACCTTCTTCTCCAAACTGCACACGGTCATCACCGCTTTGGATAATGTAGAGGCCCGTCGATATGTGGACAG TCGCTGTGTGTCCAATCAGAAAGCTATGCTAGACTCTGGTACCATGGGAACGAAAGGACACACAGAAATTATTGTTCCTAACCTGACTGAATCCTACAACAGCCAT agAGACCCACCAGAAGAGGAGATTCCATTTTGCACATTAAAGTCTTTTCCTGCTGTCATAGAGCACACTATTCAGTGGGCAAGAGACAAG TTTGAGAGCTCCTTCTCCCACAAGCCCTCCATGTTCAGCATGTTCTGGCAGAACTACTCATCAGTAGAGGACGTGCTCCAG CGGATGAAATCAGGGGAGAGTCTGGAGGGCTCATTTCAGGTGGTGAAGCTCTTGAGTCGGCGGCCGCTGCACTGGGAGCATTGTGTATCACTTGCACGCCTTAAATTTGACAAGTACTTCAAGAGGAAG GCTTTGCAGCTTCTTCACTCATTTCCCCTAGACACGCGATTAAAAGATGGAT CTCTCTTCTGGCAGTCGCCCAAGCGTCCTCCCTGTCCTATAGAGTTTGATCTCAGTGATCCACT ACATGTTAGTTTTATTGTGAGCACTGCTAGACTTTACGCTGGAATCTACAACATCCCCTACTCAAAAAAG AATGTCTCATTAGAAGCAGTGACAGCAGCTCTGACTGAAGTGCAGATTCCGGAGTACATCCCAGCAGATAAG AGTATAGAAACTGACGAGACTGCTAAGAAGCCTGATCAAATTAAACTGATGGTCAGcagtgaagaagagagagaggccataACCCAACTAGAGGGGGTCATCAGCTCTCACACTTTAACTTCAG AGTCTTTGCGTATGACACCACTGATCTTTGAGAAAGACGATGATTCCAATGGCCACGTGGACTTTGTGACTGCTGCGTCAGCGCTGAGGGCTCAGATGTACGCCATCGAACCCGCCGACCGCTTCACCACTAAGCGCATCGCCGGCAAAATCATCCCAGCCATTGCTACAACGACTGCAGCTGTCGCAGGCCTG gtggcTCTGGAACTTATAAAGGTTGCAGGAGGTTATGAGTTTGAGGCATTCAAAAACTGCTTCTTTAACCTGGCCATCCCAGTCATGGTGCTGACAGAAACAGCACCGATCAGGAAAACATACATCAG AGAGCATATCTCATtttccatctgggatcgctggAACATTTATGGTCATGAGGACTTCACCCTTAGTGACTTCATCAATGCAGTCCAG GAGAAGTATGGAGTTGAGCCGACGATGGTTGTGCATGGAGTCAAAATGCTGTA